A stretch of Shinella zoogloeoides DNA encodes these proteins:
- the folK gene encoding 2-amino-4-hydroxy-6-hydroxymethyldihydropteridine diphosphokinase produces MPSEVFRKATLGLGGNIGDPVQAMAEALRALDARPDSRVLAVSRLYRTPPWGKTDQDWFFNACALVETTLAPEALLDTCLDIERVMKRERKERWGPRTIDIDVLTFEGAEQSGGRLELPHPRMTARGFVLMPLADVAPMLEVGGRAVADWLRDADITGIEPANAGPDWWKL; encoded by the coding sequence ATGCCGTCTGAGGTCTTCCGCAAGGCGACGCTCGGTCTCGGCGGCAATATCGGCGATCCGGTGCAGGCGATGGCCGAGGCGCTGCGTGCGCTCGATGCCCGGCCCGACAGTCGCGTCCTTGCCGTGTCGCGGCTCTACAGGACGCCGCCGTGGGGCAAGACGGATCAGGACTGGTTCTTCAATGCCTGCGCGCTGGTGGAAACGACGCTTGCGCCCGAGGCCCTGCTCGACACCTGCCTCGATATCGAGCGGGTGATGAAGCGCGAGCGCAAGGAGCGCTGGGGGCCGCGCACCATCGATATCGACGTGCTGACCTTCGAAGGGGCGGAGCAATCGGGAGGGCGGCTGGAACTGCCGCATCCGCGCATGACGGCGCGCGGCTTCGTGCTGATGCCGCTTGCCGACGTCGCGCCCATGCTTGAGGTCGGGGGGCGGGCGGTCGCGGACTGGCTGCGGGATGCGGATATAACAGGCATCGAGCCGGCAAATGCCGGCCCGGACTGGTGGAAGCTCTGA
- the folB gene encoding dihydroneopterin aldolase, with protein MTTTYTITLKNCAFFARHGLHDAEEFLGQRFFVDAELEVRPLRPLSDDAIESTVDYGVAFQEIEKIVTGQRRYLIEALAQEIATVLCARFPQISRARITVRKPNAPVPGVLDYVQVTVDHAV; from the coding sequence ATGACCACCACCTATACGATCACGCTCAAGAACTGCGCCTTCTTCGCCCGGCATGGCCTGCACGATGCCGAGGAGTTCCTCGGCCAGCGCTTCTTCGTCGATGCGGAACTGGAGGTGCGGCCGCTGCGCCCGCTCTCCGACGACGCCATCGAATCGACAGTCGATTACGGCGTCGCCTTCCAGGAGATCGAGAAGATCGTCACCGGGCAGCGCCGCTATCTCATCGAGGCATTGGCGCAGGAGATCGCCACCGTGCTCTGCGCCCGCTTCCCGCAGATTTCCCGCGCCCGCATCACCGTGCGCAAGCCGAATGCGCCGGTGCCCGGCGTGCTCGACTATGTGCAGGTGACGGTGGACCATGCCGTCTGA
- the folP gene encoding dihydropteroate synthase, which yields MFSPFAPLRWALAHGRHLELGPRGILMAIVNVTPDSFSDGGRFDSADRAVAQAILCLEQGAEIVDIGGESTRPGAAPVTAAEEQDRILPVIEALSGTTDAIISVDTYRAQTARLAVAAGAHIVNDVHGLQREPGIARVAAETGAGLCIMHTGRDREKLPDVVEDQYLFLGRSLEIAREAGVKREAMALDPGFGFAKETDENLELMARFGELFGFELPILAGTSRKRFVGAVTGREAAERDAGTAATTALLRVAGAAVFRVHDVAINRDALAMADAMLAAGRKVTEREARAAHPARQE from the coding sequence ATGTTCTCGCCGTTCGCGCCCCTGCGCTGGGCCTTGGCCCATGGCCGGCATCTGGAACTCGGTCCGCGTGGCATTCTGATGGCGATCGTCAACGTCACGCCGGATTCCTTCTCTGACGGCGGCCGGTTCGACAGTGCCGACAGGGCGGTGGCGCAGGCGATCCTCTGTCTGGAACAGGGCGCGGAAATCGTCGATATCGGCGGGGAATCGACCCGGCCGGGCGCCGCGCCGGTCACGGCGGCGGAAGAGCAGGACCGAATCCTGCCCGTCATCGAGGCGCTTTCCGGCACCACCGATGCCATCATTTCCGTCGACACCTATCGCGCGCAGACGGCGCGCCTTGCCGTTGCCGCCGGCGCGCATATCGTCAACGACGTGCACGGCCTGCAGCGCGAGCCGGGCATTGCCCGCGTGGCCGCCGAAACCGGGGCGGGGCTTTGCATCATGCATACCGGGCGCGACCGCGAGAAGCTGCCGGACGTGGTGGAGGACCAGTATCTCTTCCTCGGCCGGTCGCTGGAGATCGCCCGCGAGGCCGGCGTGAAGCGCGAGGCCATGGCGCTCGACCCCGGCTTCGGCTTTGCCAAGGAAACGGACGAGAACCTCGAACTTATGGCGCGCTTCGGCGAACTGTTCGGTTTCGAGTTGCCCATTCTCGCGGGCACCTCGCGAAAACGCTTCGTCGGGGCCGTGACCGGCCGCGAGGCGGCGGAGCGGGACGCGGGCACGGCTGCCACGACGGCCCTGCTGCGTGTCGCAGGCGCGGCGGTCTTCAGGGTGCACGATGTCGCAATCAACAGGGATGCGCTAGCCATGGCGGATGCTATGCTCGCCGCGGGGCGCAAGGTGACGGAACGCGAGGCGCGCGCCGCTCACCCAGCCAGACAGGAATAG
- a CDS encoding DUF922 domain-containing Zn-dependent protease: MTPIARLMALAALAYLPLQSAHAETIASKSYAYFPIGGRTAAELDEELSKRGPVMKHSGARHPGATRIKWGGSVTYVRRGGRCAVGDAKVTLSTQIILPRWKNRKRATPSLALIWDTLSRDIKRHEERHAEIARNHARELERTLRKLPPEADCERMQARVDRATADAVARHDADQARFDRIESKNFNDRMMRLLTHRLKSTD; this comes from the coding sequence ATGACGCCCATCGCCCGCCTGATGGCCCTTGCCGCCCTCGCCTACCTTCCCCTTCAGTCCGCCCATGCCGAGACCATCGCCTCCAAGAGCTATGCCTATTTCCCCATCGGCGGACGCACGGCGGCCGAACTCGACGAGGAACTGTCGAAGCGCGGCCCGGTGATGAAGCACAGCGGCGCGCGCCATCCGGGCGCCACGCGCATCAAATGGGGCGGCTCGGTCACCTATGTTCGCCGCGGCGGCCGCTGCGCGGTGGGCGACGCGAAGGTCACGCTCTCCACACAGATCATCCTGCCGCGCTGGAAGAACCGCAAGCGCGCCACACCTTCCCTCGCCCTCATCTGGGACACGCTCTCGCGCGATATCAAGCGCCACGAGGAACGCCACGCGGAAATCGCGCGCAACCACGCGCGCGAACTGGAACGCACCCTGCGGAAGCTGCCGCCGGAAGCCGACTGCGAGCGCATGCAGGCGCGCGTCGACCGCGCGACCGCCGATGCCGTCGCCCGGCACGACGCCGATCAGGCGCGCTTCGACAGGATCGAATCCAAGAACTTCAACGACCGGATGATGCGCCTGCTGACGCACCGCCTCAAAAGCACGGACTGA
- a CDS encoding 2Fe-2S iron-sulfur cluster-binding protein — translation MSKLTIVAFDGTRHELDVANGSTVMENAVRNSVPGIEAECGGACACATCHVYVDDAWSATVGPPEAMEEDMLDFAYDVRPTSRLSCQIKMSDALDGLVVHVPERQA, via the coding sequence ATGAGCAAACTTACCATCGTCGCCTTCGACGGCACCCGCCACGAACTGGATGTCGCCAATGGCTCCACGGTCATGGAAAACGCCGTGCGCAACTCCGTGCCCGGTATCGAAGCCGAATGCGGCGGCGCCTGCGCCTGTGCAACCTGTCATGTCTATGTCGACGACGCCTGGAGCGCCACCGTCGGCCCGCCGGAAGCGATGGAAGAGGACATGCTGGACTTCGCCTATGACGTCCGCCCGACCTCGCGCCTTTCCTGTCAGATCAAGATGTCGGATGCGCTCGACGGGCTCGTGGTTCACGTGCCGGAACGCCAGGCCTGA